The proteins below come from a single Triticum aestivum cultivar Chinese Spring chromosome 5D, IWGSC CS RefSeq v2.1, whole genome shotgun sequence genomic window:
- the LOC123119060 gene encoding uncharacterized protein isoform X11, with protein MKIDALVAGVGVLIFSSKRRSSGMGATLLKGQGFIVCTHIKEKLGMFLCSDLVRKYYIMQFPISILYKKVGLKYLRHWPLQWRHPTSSTRRGGVSTGSPRNNKIHLNSLPMSYQFFERDYDPWWLLRNPHFGTENRTRCPGSSAPA; from the exons ATGAAG ATTGATGCACTTGTTGCCGGAGTTGGCGTCCTTATTTTCTCAAGCAAGCGTAGGTCCAGTGGCATGGGAGCAACATTGTTGAAGGGCCAAGGCTTCATAGTTTGTACGCACATCAAAG AGAAACTTGGAATGTTTTTGTGCTCGGATCTCGTTCGGAAGTACTACATCATGCAATTCCCAA TTTCTATACTATATAAGAAAGTTGGTCTGAAATATTTGAGGCATTGGCCTCTTCAGTGGCGTCACCCGACGAGCTCCACGCGCAGAGGAGGCGTCTCCACAGGTTCCCCGAG GAACAACAAGATACATTTGAATTCGTTGCCGATGAGTTATCAATTCTTCGAAAGAGACTACGATCCATGGTGGTTGTTGAG AAATCCTCACTTTGGAACCGAAAATCGaactcggtgcccaggctcatctgctcccgcttag